From Vanrija pseudolonga chromosome 1, complete sequence, a single genomic window includes:
- the SPCC417.10_15 gene encoding putative transporter: MNTSDTNLDKKDVGDKVHIRASHEVDTAQDDVAAKFLAEVAARDDADALLADPSAREVKSLLRKADAIIVTLLQFALMMGSVDKVSIASAAVLDMREDTRLKGQEYAWTSAIIYIGAIIAIIPSLALMQKLPTNLYISTMVLTWGVITMGMAASRNFADLMGVRFMLGLFESVIFAGFGLIISMWYTREEQPLRTAIVFSTLSSVMNGLLATACVHYVGPIARWRLLFIVVGAITFGWSLLLFTLLPANPTSAWWLTLRQRVIATRRMAAARTGMANTTFKWGQCREAVLDPKTWLYFAINVVLNIPNGGLITFNRIIVKTLGFTLQQTTLLGIPTGVFSWISSLLFGYIAVKTRQRCYSAMASCLIPLMGTILLYKIPRSNIGGSLASLYLVYFYWGPYIVMMGSVYANTGGFTKKMIVYAIAYMGYCVGNIVGPQTFQAKQAPKYTAGVVAMLTCYGCALLLISVYRVYLVYLNSQKAKQLEAHERENGTEVDLLDEWQDLTDGANPRFVYEL; this comes from the exons ATGAACACCTCGGACACTAATctcgacaagaaggacgTAGGGGACAAGGTGCACATCCGCGCGTCGCACGaggtcgacacggcgcaggacgacgtcgcggcaAAGTTTCTCGCCGA GGTCGCGGCGCgtgatgacgccgacgcgctgcttgccgacccctccgcgcgcgaggtcaagTCGCTCCTGCGTAAAGCCGACGCCATCATCGTCACGCTCCTCCAGTTTGCCTTGA TGATGGGCTCGGTGGACAAGGTCAGCATCGCGTCcgctgccgtgctcgacATGCGCGAGGACACGCGCCTGAAGGGGCAGGAGTACGCGTGGACCTCGGCGATCATCTACATTGGCG ccatcatcgccatcattccgtcgctcgcgctcatgcAGAAGCTCCCGACAAACCTGTACAT CTCGACGATGGTGCTCACGTGGGGCGTGATCACGATGGGCATGGCCGCGAGCCGTAACTTCGCCGACTTGATGGGCGTGCGCTTCATGCTCGGCCTGTTCGAGAGCGTCATCTTCGCTGGCTTTGGCCTGATC ATTTCGATGTGGTACACACGCGAGGAGCAGCCCCTGCGCACGGCCATCGTCTTCTCCACTCTGTCGTC cgtGATGAACGGCCTGCTGGCCACCGCGTGCGTGCACTATGTCGGCCCGATAGCGCGCTGGCGCCTCCtcttcatcgtcgtcggtgcgATCACGTTCGGCTGGTCGCTTCTGCTCTTCACCCTCCTGCCGGCCAaccccacctcggcgtggtggctCACCCTCCGCCAGCGCGTCATCGCCACGCGCCgcatggccgccgcgcgcaccggCATGGCGAACACAACTTTCAAGTGGGGGCAGTGTCGCGAGGCTGTGCTTGACCCCAAGACGTGGCTCTACTTCGCCATCAACGTCGTGCTCAATATCCCCAACGGCGGGCTGATTACCTTCAACAGAATCATCGTCAAGACCCTCGGCTTCACCCTCCAGCAGACGACGCTCCTGGGTATCCCGACTG GCGTCTTCTCGTGGATCTCGTCCCTCCTGTTCGGATACATCGCCGTCAAGACCCGGCAGCGGTGCTACTCCGCCATGGCATCATGCTTGATCCCGCTTATGGGCACGATCCTGCTGTACAAGATCCCGCGGAGCAACATTGgtggctcgctcgcgtcgttGTACCTCGTTTACTTCTACTGGGGGCCATACATCGTCATGATGGGCTCGGTGTACGCCAACACCGGCGGGTTCACCAAGAAAATGATTGTCTACGCCATTG cgtACATGGGCTACTGTGTCGGCAACATTGTCGGGCCGCAGACGTTCCAGGCAAAGCAAGCGCCAAAGTACACCGCTGGAGTGGTCGCCATGCTGACCTGCTACGGCTGTGCGCTCCTCTTGATTTCCGTATACCGAGTG TATCTCGTCTACCTGAACAGCCAGAAGGCCAAGCAGCTGGAAGCGCATGAGCGTGAGAACGGAaccgaggtcgacctgctcgacgagtggCAGGACCTCACGGACGGTGCGAACCCACGGTTTGTGTACGAGCTGTAG
- the YJL213W_1 gene encoding putative protein codes for MTASTFASTFPNPPTVRAAVLPDLAVKPWLAKSTDTYYLTNARVVDAGAGRLLDGLQGVKVHHGQITAVEPMTTLAPEPNAAVHDLAGAYLCPGLIDAHVHVTAVPGVQTMAALVNVPDQVVNLRSIYVLKGMLSRGFTTVRDTGGATKFLADAIAEGLVPGPRLYQCGQALSQTGGHGDFASGAGKSTCCGGHSLSLGRVADGVPAVLRAVREELKQGADFIKVMLGGGVASESDAIETVQFLPEEVRAITASAWQMGRKMVTAHAYTVEAIRHAIDNGVRGIEHGNLIDVDTAKLMAEKDIFLTPTLSCYGIMVRQPFEDFLNEDGRNKSAEVMQQGLNALKIAEDAGVTVCYGSDLLISMHALQTGKCRPPPRSYISNPSAEEFTVRSKVLPAATILKHATVNPARMLGQAGRLGVVAAGAIADLIVLSANPLEDITVLDRPEEYLRAVVKEGKVVSGSLLL; via the exons ATGACAGCCTCTACCTTCGCCTCCACATTCCCTAACCCCCCGACAGTCCGCGCAGCAGT CCtgcccgacctcgccgtcaagcCGTGGCTCGCCAAGTCCACAGACACATACTACCTCACGAATGCGCGCGTGGTGGATGCCGGTGCCGGCCGCCTCCTAGACGGCCTCCAAGGCGTCAAGGTCCACCACGGGCAAatcaccgccgtcgagccaaTGACGACCCTCGCCCCCGAGCCCAACGCGGCcgtgcacgacctcgccggcgcgtaCCTCTGCCCCGGGCTGATCGACGCGCACGTGCACGTCACCGCGGTCCCCGGCGTGCAGACCATGGCAGCGCTGGTCAATGTGCCAGACCAGGTGGTGAACCTGCGCTCGATCTACGTCCTCAAGGGGATGCTCTCGCGCGGGTTCACGACGGTGCGCgacacgggcggcgcgaccaAGTTTCTCGCCGACGCGATTGCCGAGGGCCTTGTGCCGGGACCACGGCTGTACCAGTGCGGCCAGGCACTCTCCCAGACGGGCGGGCACGGCGACTttgccagcggcgcgggcaaatcgacgtgctgcggcggccacTCGCTCTCCCTCGGCCGCGTGGCGGACGGCGTGCCTGCCGtcctgcgcgccgtgcgcgaggagctgaAACAGGGTGCAGACTTTATCAAGGTCatgctgggcggcggggtcgcgagcgagtcggACGCCATTGAGACGGTGCAGTTCTTGCCGGAGGAGGTACGCGCCATCACTGCGTCCGCGTGGCAGATGGGCAGGAAGATGGTCACAGCGCATGCGTACACTGTCGAGGCGATCCGGCATGCCATTGACaacggcgtgcgcggcaTCGAGCACGGTAACCTCATTGACGTCGACACTGCAAAGCT CATGGCCGAGAAGGATATCTTCCTCACCCCAACCCTGAGCTGTTATGGCATCATGGTGCGGCAGCCGTTCGAGGACTTTTTGAACGAGGACGGCCGCAACAAGAGCGCCGAGGTGATGCAGCAGGGGCTCAACGCGCTCAAG attgccgaggacgccggcgtgACAGTGTGCTACGGCTCGGACCTGCTCATCTCGATGCACGCGCTCCAGACAGGCAAGTGTCGGCCCCCGCCCCGTTCCTACATATCTAACCCATCTGCAGAGGAGTTCACCGTCCGCTCGAAAGTCCTCCCGGCTGCCACGATCCTCAAGCACGCGACCGTCAACCCTGCGCGCATGCTCGGCCAGGCGGGCCGGctgggcgtcgtcgcggccggcgctATCGCCGACCTTATCGTCCTGTCGGCCAACCCGCTCGAGGACATCACCGTGCTCGACCGGCCCGAGGAGTACCTCCGCGCCGTagtcaaggagggcaaggtcgTTTCGGGGTCTCTTCTTCTGTAA